A genome region from Primulina eburnea isolate SZY01 chromosome 9, ASM2296580v1, whole genome shotgun sequence includes the following:
- the LOC140841173 gene encoding probable phospholipid-transporting ATPase 4 has product MAGGRIRAKIRRSNLYTFACYRPRASEEDGPHDIQGPGYSRMVYCNQPRMHEQKPLKYCSNYISTTKYNFITFLPKAIFEQFRRVANLYFLLAALLSLTPVSPFSAISMIAPLVFVVGLSMAKEALEDWRRFIQDMKVNLRKANVHKNDGVFGLKPWMKIRVGDILKVEKDKFFPADLLLLSSSYEDGICYVETMNLDGETNLKVKRSLETTLALDDDPTFKEFSATIRCEDPNPNLYTFVGNFEYDRQVYPLDPSQILLRDSKLRNTSYVYGVVIFTGHDSKVMQNATKSPSKRSRIEKKMDKIIYILFSLLVFISLISSVGFIVKTKNELPNWWYLQVPDSAGLFDPSKPLESGFYHLVTALILYGYLIPISLYVSIEVVKVLQALFINKDIHMYDEESGTPAQARTSNLNEELGQVDTILSDKTGTLTCNQMDFLKCSIAGTAYGMRASDVELAAAKQMAMDIDGLSQNGTPHSWEKCGVGFGKSEIQLETVITSKDEEDHKAPIKGFGFEDSRLMNGNWSQEPNADVILLFFRILSICHTAIPEQNEVTGAFTYEAESPDEGAFLVAAREFGFEFCKRTQSTIVVRERYSSFQEPMEREFKVLNLLDFTSKRKRMSVIVKDEDGQIFLLCKGADSIIFDRLSKNGKMYEEATTRHLNEYGEAGLRTLALAYKKLDSVEYLAWNEEFTKAKTSINGDRESMLERVSDMMERDLILVGATAVEDKLQKGVPQCIDKLAQAGLKIWVLTGDKMETAINIGFACSLLRQGMKQICITTMNTDALVQDSKQAVRENILIQITKATQMVKLERDPNAAFALIIDGKTLTYALEDDVKHQFLNLAVDCASVICCRVSPKQKALVTRLVKEGTGKTTLAIGDGANDVGMIQEADIGVGISGCEGMQAVMASDFAIAQFRFLERLLVVHGHWCYKRIAQMICYFFYKNIAFGLTIFYFEAFAGFSGQSVYVDWYMLLFNVVLTSLPVISLGVFEQDVDSEVCLQFPALYQQGPKNLFFDWYRIFGWMANGLYTSLIVFFLNIIIFYDQAFRSGGQTADMIAVGTTMFTCVIWAVNCQIALTMSHFTWIQHFLVWGSVASWYLFLLVYGELSLALDENAFRILSEILAPAPIYWSTTLLVSVVCNLPYLAHISFQRSFNPLDHHVIQEIKYYRKDIEDRHMWRRERSKARQKTNIGFTARVDAKIRQLKGRLQKKYSSMGNTAVIQEAQS; this is encoded by the exons ATGGCTGGGGGAAGGATAAGGGCAAAGATCCGGAGGAGTAATCTGTATACATTTGCTTGCTACAGACCTCGTGCTTCCGAGGAAGATGGACCACATGACATTCAAGGACCTGGTTACTCACGGATGGTTTATTGTAACCAGCCTCGTATGCATGAacaaaaacctctcaaatacTGTTCAAACTATATTTCCACCACTAAGTACAATTTCATTACATTCCTGCCAAAGGCCATATTTGAACAATTTAGACGTGTTGCCAACTTGTACTTTCTCCTAGCCGCACTCTTATCACTAACTCCTGTATCACCATTCTCTGCTATTAGTATGATTGCTCCATTGGTCTTTGTGGTTGGTTTGAGTATGGCTAAAGAAGCTCTGGAAGATTGGCGGCGGTTTATACAAGATATGAAGGTTAATTTACGAAAAGCTAACGTGCATAAGAATGATGGTGTCTTTGGTCTTAAACCCTGGATGAAGATTCGAGTTGGAGATATACTGAAAGTTGAAAAGGATAAGTTTTTTCCAGCAGATTTACTTCTTTTATCTTCTAGTTATGAAGATGGAATTTGTTATGTTGAAACTATGAATTTGGACGGGGAGACAAATTTGAAGGTGAAACGATCTCTGGAAACGACATTAGCACTTGATGATGATCCAACTTTTAAGGAATTTAGTGCGACCATAAGATGCGAGGATCCCAATCCCAATCTTTACACTTTTGTGGGCAATTTTGAATATGATCGCCAGGTTTACCCTCTTGATCCGAGTCAAATTCTTCTTCGTGATTCAAAGCTTCGAAACACGTCTTATGTTTATGGTGTGGTGATATTTACTGGTCATGATAGCAAAGTTATGCAGAATGCTACAAAATCTCCTTCAAAAAGAAGTAGGATCGAGAAAAAAATggacaaaataatatatatccTTTTCAGCCTCCTTGTCTTCATCTCGTTGATAAGCTCTGTAGGTTTTATTGTGAAGACTAAAAACGAGCTGCCAAATTGGTGGTATTTACAGGTCCCTGATAGTGCTGGTCTTTTTGATCCAAGCAAGCCACTGGAATCTGGTTTTTATCATCTTGTCACTGCTCTTATACTATATGGGTATTTGATACCAATATCTCTATATGTGTCAATTGAGGTTGTAAAAGTCCTCCAAGCTTTATTCATAAACAAAGATATTCATATGTATGATGAAGAGAGTGGAACACCAGCTCAGGCTCGGACATCAAACTTAAATGAGGAGTTAGGACAGGTCGATACGATCCTCTCTGATAAAACTGGCACCTTGACGTGCAATCAAATGGACTTTCTCAAATGCTCCATTGCTGGTACAGCATATGGCATGCGTGCTAGTGATGTAGAACTTGCTGCTGCTAAACAGATGGCAATGGATATCGATGGCCTGAGCCAAAATGGTACACCTCATTCATGGGAGAAATGTGGGGTTGGGTTCGGGAAATCTGAAATTCAATTAGAGACTGTGATCACGTCAAAAGATGAAGAGGACCATAAAGCGCCAATAAAGGGGTTTGGCTTCGAGGATAGCCGCCTCATGAATGGGAACTGGTCTCAAGAACCCAATGCGGATGTAATCTTATTATTTTTCAGGATATTATCGATTTGTCACACTGCAATTCCTGAGCAAAATGAAGTGACAGGCGCCTTTACATATGAAGCAGAATCACCAGATGAAGGTGCTTTTCTTGTTGCAGCTAGAGAATTTGGTTTTGAGTTCTGTAAAAGGACACAGTCAACCATTGTTGTTCGTGAGAGATATTCTTCTTTCCAAGAACCTATGGAAAG GGAATTCAAAGTTCTCAATCTGTTGGATTTCACGAGCAAGAGGAAGAGAATGTCTGTTATTGTAAAGGATGAGGATGGACAGATCTTTCTCCTGTGCAAAGGAGCTGACAG CATCATCTTTGATAGGTTATCAAAGAATGGAAAAATGTACGAGGAAGCAACCACGAGGCATCTGAATGAATATGGTGAGGCTGGATTGCGGACACTAGCGCTTGCTTACAAGAAGCTGGATTCGGTGGAGTATCTGGCTTGGAACGAAGAATTTACTAAGGCAAAAACATCAATAAATGGTGATAGGGAATCAATGCTCGAGCGGGTTTCTGATATGATGGAAAGGGACTTAATACTTGTTGGTGCTACTGCCGTGGAGGACAAATTACAGAAAGGA GTGCCTCAGTGCATTGACAAGCTAGCACAGGCTGGTTTAAAGATCTGGGTTCTGACAGGTGATAAGATGGAAACCGCAATTAATATAGG ATTTGCTTGTAGTTTACTTCGACAAGGAATGAAGCAAATATGTATCACAACGATGAATACAGATGCTTTAGTGCAAGACTCCAAACAG GCTGTTAGGGAAAATATATTGATTCAAATTACCAAAGCAACGCAAATGGTTAAACTAGAAAGGGATCCGAATGCTGCATTTGCGCTGATAATTGATGGGAAAACTCTTACTTATGCTCTAGAGGATGACGTGAAGCATCAATTCTTGAATTTAGCAGTTGATTGTGCTTCTGTCATATGCTGCCGTGTCTCACCAAAGCAGAAAGCTCTG GTTACAAGATTAGTAAAAGAAGGAACTGGGAAAACGACACTCGCAATTGGTGATGGTGCAAATGATGTTGGTATGATACAAGAAGCGGATATTGGTGTCGGCATCAGTGGATGTGAAGGAATGCAG GCTGTGATGGCTAGTGACTTTGCTATTGCCCAGTTCCGATTTCTGGAAAGGCTTCTGGTCGTACATGGGCATTGGTGTTACAAAAGAATAGCTCAGATG ATTTGTTATTTCTTCTACAAAAATATTGCATTCGGCCTCACCATCTTCTACTTCGAAGCTTTTGCTGGATTTTCTGGACAATCAGTGTATGTTGACTGGTACATGCTGCTATTCAATGTCGTTCTTACATCGTTACCTGTCATTTCACTCGGTGTGTTTGAACAAGACGTCGATTCTGAAGTATGCTTGCAG TTTCCAGCTTTATATCAGCAAGGGCCAAAAAATCTGTTCTTTGACTGGTACAGAATATTTGGGTGGATGGCAAATGGGCTTTACACATCGCTCATTGTATTCTTTCTAAACATCATCATCTTTTATGACCAAGCCTTCCGTTCTGGAGGCCAAACCGCTGATATGATAGCCGTAGGTACCACAATGTTCACTTGCGTAATCTGGGCCGTTAATTGCCAAATAGCTCTAACCATGAGCCACTTCACATGGATTCAACACTTTCTTGTTTGGGGTAGCGTGGCTTCTTGGTACCTTTTTCTTCTGGTATATGGTGAACTATCTCTTGCTCTTGATGAAAATGCCTTCAGAATCCTCTCAGAAATCCTGGCTCCCGCCCCCATTTACTGGTCCACGACCCTTTTAGTATCTGTGGTGTGTAATCTCCCCTATCTTGCTCACATTTCATTCCAAAGATCGTTCAATCCGTTGGATCACCACGTGATTCAAGAGATCAAATACTATAGAAAAGACATTGAGGATCGACATATGTGGAGAAGGGAACGATCCAAAGCACGACAAAAGACCAATATCGGATTTACCGCAAGAGTAGATGCGAAAATCAGGCAGTTGAAAGGGAGACTGCAGAAGAAATATTCATCCATGGGTAATACTGCTGTAATACAAGAAGCACAATCGTAA
- the LOC140840672 gene encoding uncharacterized protein: MEKLSRSKSNKERVMQKPSSMHDLRSYSTSDYNPPHLDYKFKDVKTKKGNKNRKINGGLSSSRSWSFNVDPELQRKKRVAGYKAYGMEGKMKGSLRKSFKWIKDACNQVVHGFW, encoded by the coding sequence ATGGAGAAACTTTCAAGATCCAAATCAAACAAAGAAAGGGTGATGCAGAAGCCAAGCAGCATGCATGATCTGAGGAGTTACAGCACTTCGGATTACAATCCACCCCATCTGGATTATAAGTTTAAGGATGTTAAAACCAAGAAGGGAAACAAGAACAGAAAAATCAATGGTGGTTTGTCTTCTTCTAGGAGCTGGAGTTTCAACGTTGATCCTGAGTTGCAGAGAAAGAAGAGAGTTGCAGGTTACAAAGCTTATGGAATGGAAGGCAAGATGAAGGGTTCTTTGAGGAAGAGCTTTAAGTGGATCAAAGATGCTTGCAATCAAGTTGTTCATGGATTTTGGTGA
- the LOC140841172 gene encoding eukaryotic initiation factor 4A-8-like, protein MAGLAPEGSQFDARQYDSKMNELLQSDGQEFFTSYDEVYDSFDVMNLQENLLRGIYAYGFEKPSAIQQRGIVPFCKGLDVIQQAQSGTGKTATFCSGILQQLDYGLTQCQALVLAPTRELAQQIEKVMRALGDYLGVKVHACVGGTSVREDQRILSAGVHVVVGTPGRVFDMLRRQSLRADYIRMFVLDEADEMLSRGFKDQIYDIFQLLPSKVQIGVFSATMPPEALEITRKFMNKPVRILVKRDELTLEGIKQFYVNVEKEDWKLETLCDLYETLAITQSVIFVNTRRKVDWLTDKMRSRDHTVSATHGDMDQNTRDIIMREFRSGSSRVLITTDLLARGIDVQQVSLVINYDLPTQPENYLHRIGRSGRFGRKGVSINFLTADDEKMVHDIQKFYNVVIEELPSNVGDLL, encoded by the exons ATGGCAGGTTTGGCACCAGAAGGATCTCAATTTGATGCTCGTCAGTATGACTCAAAGATGAATGAGTT GCTCCAATCCGATGGACAAGAATTTTTCACATCTTATGATGAAGTTTACGATAGTTTTGATGTCATGAATCTCCAAGAGAACCTCCTTAGAGGCATTTATGCTTATG GTTTCGAGAAACCATCTGCGATCCAGCAGAGAGGAATTGTTCCATTCTGTAAGGGACTCGATGTTATTCAGCAGGCTCAGTCTGGAACAGGGAAAACTGCAACCTTCTGTTCGGGCATATTGCAGCAGCTTGATTATGGTTTAACTCAATGCCAGGCCTTGGTTTTGGCACCCACAAGAGAACTTGCTCAACAAATCGAGAAGGTCATGCGAGCACTTGGTGACTACCTTGGCGTGAAGGTCCATGCTTGCGTTGGTGGAACTAGTGTTCGTGAGGACCAGCGTATTCTTTCAGCTGGTGTTCATGTTGTTGTCGGTACCCCTGGTCGTGTGTTTGACATGCTGCGTAGACAGTCACTTCGTGCTGATTACATCAGAATGTTTGTATTGGATGAAGCAGATGAAATGCTGTCTCGAGGTTTTAAGGATCAG ATATATGACATCTTCCAGTTGCTGCCATCTAAAGTTCAAATCGGGGTATTTTCTGCCACAATGCCTCCAGAAGCCCTCGAAATCACCAGGAAGTTCATGAACAAGCCTGTTCGAATTTTGGTGAAACGGGATGAGCTAACTCTCGAGGGTATCAAGCAATTCTACGTAAATGTTGAAAAGGAAGATTGGAAGTTAGAAACTCTCTGCGATCTTTATGAAACACTGGCCATCACCCAGAGTGTCATCTTTGTGAACACAAGACGAAAGGTAGATTGGCTGACTGACAAAATGCGAAGCCGTGACCACACTGTCTCGGCAACACATGGAGACATGGACCAGAACACTCGGGACATTATCATGCGTGAATTTCGCTCTGGCTCGTCTCGTGTTCTTATCACAACTGATCTCTTGGCTCGTGGGATAGATGTGCAGCAAGTATCTCTGGTCATAAACTATGATCTTCCTACTCAGCCGGAGAATTATTTGCATCGTATTGGGAGAAGTGGAAGATTTGGAAGAAAAGGAGTTTCCATAAATTTCTTGACTGCGGATGATGAGAAAATGGTGCATGATATTCAAAAATTCTACAATGTTGTCATTGAAGAACTCCCGTCCAACGTTGGTGATCTTCTTTGA
- the LOC140841176 gene encoding glycylpeptide N-tetradecanoyltransferase 1-like — MADNNAPTEDQVSSGDNNVSSDNENEVSIDSLAKKVQESLSLAKRHKFWETQPVGQFKDLGNTSLPEGPIEQPTPLSEVKQEPYNLPTPYEWITCDIDSEEVCNEVYTLLTNNYVEDDENMFRFNYSKEFLCWALRPPGYFRSWHIGVRVKTSKKLVAFITGIPAKIRVRETVVLMAEVNFLCVHKKLRSKRLAPVMIKEVTRRIHLENIWQAAYTAGVVLPTPITTCQYWHRSLNPKKLIDVGFSRLGARMTMSRTIKLYKLPDQTSIPGFRKMERHDLPAVTRLLRNYLKQFVVAPDFDENDVEHWMLPQENVVDSYLVESPDTHEITDFCSFYTLPSSILGNQNYSTLKAAYSYYNVSTKTPLLQLMNDALVVAKKKEFDVFNALDVMQNETFLKELKFGPGDGKLHYYLYNYRLKHVLRASELGLVLL, encoded by the coding sequence ATGGCTGATAACAATGCTCCAACTGAAGATCAAGTTTCTTCAGGGGATAATAATGTATCTTCTGACAATGAGAACGAAGTATCAATTGATTCCTTGGCAAAGAAGGTCCAAGAGTCTCTCTCACTGGCTAAGAGGCACAAGTTTTGGGAAACGCAACCTGTTGGCCAATTCAAGGATCTTGGAAATACGAGCCTTCCGGAAGGCCCAATCGAGCAACCGACACCTTTGTCTGAAGTTAAACAAGAACCATACAATCTCCCGACTCCTTATGAGTGGATTACATGTGATATAGACTCTGAAGAGGTGTGCAATGAGGTGTATACTCTGTTGACAAACAATTATGTTGAGGATGATGAGAATATGTTCAGGTTCAACTACTCGAAGGAGTTTCTTTGTTGGGCTCTTCGCCCTCCTGGTTATTTTAGGAGCTGGCATATTGGAGTGAGGGTGAAGACTTCAAAAAAATTGGTTGCATTCATTACTGGGATCCCTGCAAAAATCCGGGTTCGGGAAACTGTTGTGTTGATGGCCGAGGTAAACTTTTTGTGTGTGCACAAGAAGCTTCGATCCAAAAGACTTGCCCCAGTCATGATTAAAGAGGTTACCCGAAGAATTCATTTGGAGAATATATGGCAAGCAGCTTATACTGCTGGAGTTGTCCTTCCCACGCCAATCACGACTTGTCAGTATTGGCACCGATCTTTGAATCCCAAGAAACTAATCGATGTGGGGTTTTCGAGGCTCGGTGCAAGAATGACGATGAGCCGGACGATCAAGCTATACAAGTTACCTGACCAGACATCAATTCCCGGGTTTAGAAAGATGGAACGGCACGATCTCCCTGCAGTAACACGGTTGCTTAGAAATTACTTGAAGCAATTTGTCGTGGCACCGGACTTTGATGAGAATGATGTAGAGCACTGGATGCTTCCACAGGAGAATGTTGTGGATAGTTATTTGGTGGAGAGTCCCGATACACATGAAATCACCGATTTTTGCAGCTTTTACACCCTTCCTTCTTCCATACTCGGGAACCAAAACTATTCGACTCTTAAGGCCGCATACTCTTACTACAACGTGTCCACAAAGACCCCATTACTTCAACTGATGAATGATGCTCTTGTCGTGGCCAAGAAGAAGgaatttgatgtttttaatgcgtTGGATGTTATGCAAAACGAGACATTCTTGAAGGAACTGAAATTTGGACCGGGAGATGGGAAACTTCACTACTATCTGTACAACTATCGGCTCAAGCATGTTTTAAGAGCATCTGAGCTTGGCCTTGTGCTCTTGTAG
- the LOC140841171 gene encoding coatomer subunit zeta-2-like encodes MATFLSREACPTIKNILLLDSEGKRVAVKYYSDDWPTNSTRLAFEKSVFTKTQKSNARTEAEITMLENNIIVYKFVQDLHFFVTGSDDENELILATVLQGFFDAVTLLLRNNVEQREALENLDLILLCLDEIVDGGIILETDGSTIAGKVATHSMDDGGSLSEQTISQALATAREHLTRSLLS; translated from the exons GAGGCTTGCCCTACTATAAAGAACATACTGCTATTGGATTCTGAAGGGAAACGTGTTGCAGTTAAGTACTATTCAGATGACTGGCCGACCAACAGTACAAGGCTAGCTTTTGAGAAGTCCGTTTTTACGAAAACTCAAAAGTCTAATGCTCGAACTGAAG CGGAGATAACTATGCTGGAGAACAACATTATTGTGTATAAATTTGTTCAAGATCTGCACTTCTTCGTGACTGGGAGCGATGATGAGAATGAACTTATCCTAGCAACTGTACTGCAGGGTTTCTTTGATGCAGTTACCCTGCTCCTCAG GAACAATGTTGAACAAAGGGAGGCGCTCGAGAACTTGGATCTGATTCTTTTGTGCCTTGATGAGATTGTTGATGGAGG GATTATTCTCGAAACTGATGGTAGTACCATTGCTGGAAAAGTCGCAACCCACAGTATGGATGATGGAGGTTCACTGTCTGAGCAG ACGATATCTCAAGCTCTAGCCACAGCACGCGAGCACTTGACAAGGTCACTTCTCAGTTGA